The following proteins are encoded in a genomic region of Syntrophorhabdaceae bacterium:
- the mraY gene encoding phospho-N-acetylmuramoyl-pentapeptide-transferase, with the protein MLYHLLYPLHVKLSVFNVFRYITFRTVLAILTALIISFFLTPYVIRKFNEWKIKSAKREDVPDRHEVKEGTPTMGGFVILVSTIIPTLLWSDLTNYYIWVVTFALLSFGAIGFADDVKKLQGSNGKGISGKAKILFQTLFALITGALLYFKYGFVTELTIPLFKNFAPDLGVFYIVLCVFIIVGTSNSVNLTDGLDGLAIGPVLTVCSTFLLFAYLVGNIKFAQYLQIFYVKGAGELTILCGAMLGAGIGFLWYNTYPAELFMGDTGSLSLGASLATIAVIIKQEILLVIAGGIFVLEALSVIIQVYSFKLRGKRVFKMAPIHHHFELKGWNEGKIVVRFWIISIILGLLALSTLKLR; encoded by the coding sequence ATGCTCTACCATCTATTATATCCGCTGCACGTAAAACTCTCCGTATTCAACGTATTCCGGTACATTACCTTCCGGACCGTCCTCGCCATACTCACCGCCCTCATCATCAGCTTCTTCCTGACCCCTTACGTGATCCGGAAATTCAACGAATGGAAGATCAAGAGCGCAAAAAGGGAAGACGTACCGGACAGGCATGAAGTAAAAGAGGGAACGCCGACTATGGGTGGATTTGTCATCCTCGTCTCCACGATCATACCTACCCTGCTCTGGTCGGATCTGACAAACTACTACATCTGGGTCGTTACGTTCGCGCTGCTTTCCTTCGGCGCCATAGGTTTCGCCGACGACGTCAAGAAATTACAGGGCAGTAACGGCAAGGGGATCTCGGGAAAGGCAAAGATCCTTTTCCAGACGCTCTTTGCCCTTATAACCGGAGCGCTGCTCTATTTCAAATACGGGTTCGTCACAGAGCTGACGATACCATTGTTCAAGAATTTCGCCCCCGACCTCGGCGTCTTTTATATAGTGCTCTGCGTCTTTATCATCGTCGGCACATCAAACAGCGTCAATCTGACGGACGGACTCGACGGTCTTGCCATAGGACCTGTGTTGACGGTATGTTCCACATTTCTCCTCTTCGCATACCTTGTCGGCAATATAAAGTTTGCCCAGTACCTCCAGATATTCTATGTAAAAGGCGCCGGCGAACTGACAATACTCTGTGGTGCTATGCTGGGCGCCGGTATCGGGTTCCTCTGGTATAACACTTACCCTGCCGAGCTTTTCATGGGCGACACGGGTTCGCTTTCTCTTGGCGCTTCTCTGGCAACGATTGCCGTTATCATCAAGCAGGAGATACTCCTTGTTATCGCCGGCGGGATATTCGTGCTGGAGGCCCTCTCGGTGATCATCCAGGTCTATTCTTTCAAGCTAAGGGGCAAAAGGGTCTTCAAGATGGCGCCGATACACCACCATTTCGAGCTCAAAGGCTGGAACGAGGGGAAGATCGTTGTAAGGTTCTGGATCATTTCGATCATACTGGGTTTACTGGCATTAAGCACATTGAAATTGAGGTGA
- the murD gene encoding UDP-N-acetylmuramoyl-L-alanine--D-glutamate ligase: MDLPDNIMIVGLGASGVAAAKFLHGMGKQIALADEKDETALTPVLKSLEGIAFTGHFGPHRAEDFLRYPLIVVSPGVDSEMPVLKEARAKGIRVIGEIELACMFLDEPVIAITGTNGKTTTTTLIGEIFKKAFGNVFVGGNIGNPLINYVLEGKKAQYIIVEISSFQLETVETFRANTAILLNITEDHLDRYRSYEEYRDAKYRVFERQTEKDYAVIIDGLEAPGAGNGRVITFSTAKQLEEGAFAKDGNLHVRLNGNEFIYARDLSPLVGIHNTENILAALLTAHIYGIDQATISAVLREFKGLSHRVELVRELKGVRYYNDSKATNVDATKRALENIEGSVILIAGGKDKGGSYQAITEVARKIKVLIVIGEAKEKIVSELGNHVVIYKEEDMDSAVRTAHEVAESGDVVLLSPMCSSFDMFTDYKDRGDAYRKIVESL, encoded by the coding sequence ATGGATCTTCCGGATAACATAATGATCGTTGGACTTGGCGCATCCGGTGTTGCCGCCGCAAAATTTCTCCACGGTATGGGGAAACAGATCGCGCTTGCCGACGAAAAGGATGAGACAGCGCTGACGCCGGTCCTCAAATCTCTCGAGGGTATTGCGTTCACAGGACATTTTGGTCCCCACAGGGCGGAAGACTTTCTCCGGTATCCCCTCATTGTTGTCAGCCCAGGGGTCGACAGTGAGATGCCCGTCCTTAAAGAGGCCAGAGCAAAAGGGATCCGGGTTATCGGTGAGATCGAGCTTGCCTGTATGTTCCTCGATGAACCCGTCATCGCCATAACAGGAACAAACGGGAAAACGACGACGACGACCCTCATCGGGGAGATATTCAAAAAGGCCTTCGGCAATGTCTTCGTTGGGGGAAATATCGGCAACCCGCTCATCAATTATGTCCTTGAAGGGAAAAAGGCACAATATATCATCGTTGAAATAAGCAGCTTCCAGCTTGAGACAGTGGAGACCTTCAGGGCAAATACGGCAATCCTCCTGAATATCACGGAAGACCACCTCGACAGATACAGGAGCTACGAAGAATACAGGGACGCAAAATACAGGGTCTTTGAACGTCAGACGGAAAAAGACTACGCGGTTATCATTGACGGTCTTGAGGCCCCCGGAGCCGGGAACGGCAGGGTTATCACCTTCTCGACGGCAAAGCAACTGGAAGAAGGCGCCTTTGCAAAAGACGGGAATCTTCATGTACGGTTGAATGGAAACGAGTTCATATATGCAAGAGACCTTTCGCCGCTCGTAGGGATACACAACACGGAGAACATCCTCGCGGCGCTCCTCACCGCCCACATATACGGTATAGACCAGGCGACGATAAGCGCCGTACTCCGGGAATTCAAAGGATTATCGCACAGGGTCGAGCTGGTCAGGGAGTTAAAAGGGGTCAGGTACTACAACGATTCCAAGGCAACCAACGTAGATGCCACAAAAAGGGCCCTCGAGAACATAGAGGGCAGCGTAATCCTTATCGCGGGCGGTAAAGACAAAGGCGGCAGCTACCAGGCTATTACGGAGGTTGCCCGCAAGATAAAGGTACTTATCGTTATCGGCGAAGCGAAAGAGAAGATCGTCAGTGAGCTGGGAAACCATGTCGTGATCTACAAGGAAGAAGATATGGACAGCGCGGTGCGCACCGCGCACGAGGTTGCCGAAAGCGGGGATGTCGTTCTCCTCTCCCCGATGTGCAGCAGCTTCGATATGTTTACCGATTACAAAGACAGAGGAGATGCGTACAGGAAGATAGTGGAGTCCCTATGA
- the murG gene encoding undecaprenyldiphospho-muramoylpentapeptide beta-N-acetylglucosaminyltransferase codes for MKLVISAGGTGGHIFPGIAVAEALLAQDRTNDVVFIGTTYGLEGKIIPQAGFRLLYIEAHQFLGTSPIHKIRTMLRLLKGISMAAGILRSERPDAILGMGGFTSVPVVIAGVLLGVPSFIHEQNVQPGLANRLLSKITRSTFISFEETRRYLASKKARHTGNPLRKNLKAVDVKKPGDRFSIFVFGGSRGAKSINDSILTLLPFLESYKNTVMYHQTGAGDYTRISDSYKKTGIQHEVFPFTDDMAKYYSLSDVVISRAGATTIFELACFKRAAILIPYPYSAGGHQWKNASQVEQAGGGYVIGDDEASGERLFEVLKHLMKEPQLLKEMGENISRIYVEDAAERIIGGITDGIS; via the coding sequence ATGAAGCTCGTTATCTCTGCTGGCGGTACCGGTGGTCATATATTCCCGGGTATTGCCGTGGCAGAAGCACTGCTCGCACAGGACAGGACCAACGACGTTGTGTTCATCGGGACAACCTATGGTCTCGAGGGAAAGATCATCCCGCAGGCAGGGTTTCGACTGCTCTACATTGAGGCGCATCAATTTCTCGGCACATCACCAATCCATAAAATCAGGACCATGCTGCGTCTCCTGAAGGGCATCTCCATGGCAGCGGGCATACTCCGCTCGGAAAGACCTGACGCGATACTCGGCATGGGGGGATTTACGTCCGTTCCCGTCGTGATTGCCGGGGTGCTTCTCGGCGTACCCTCTTTCATCCATGAACAAAACGTACAGCCCGGCCTGGCCAACAGGCTCCTCTCGAAGATCACGAGGTCCACGTTCATCAGCTTTGAAGAGACGAGACGCTATCTTGCCTCAAAAAAGGCCCGCCACACGGGAAATCCTCTGCGCAAGAACCTGAAGGCCGTCGATGTAAAAAAACCCGGGGACAGGTTCTCGATCTTTGTGTTCGGTGGAAGCAGGGGCGCGAAGAGCATTAATGATTCGATCCTTACACTGCTGCCTTTCCTTGAGAGTTATAAGAACACCGTTATGTACCATCAGACAGGCGCCGGTGATTACACCCGTATCAGCGATAGTTACAAAAAAACCGGGATACAGCACGAGGTCTTCCCCTTTACCGACGATATGGCGAAATACTACAGCCTCTCCGATGTAGTGATTTCGAGGGCAGGCGCTACCACGATCTTCGAGCTTGCCTGCTTCAAAAGGGCTGCCATACTCATACCCTACCCTTACTCCGCGGGCGGGCATCAGTGGAAAAACGCCTCCCAGGTGGAGCAAGCCGGCGGCGGTTATGTGATCGGGGATGACGAGGCAAGCGGCGAGAGGCTCTTTGAGGTTTTGAAGCATCTTATGAAGGAGCCGCAACTGCTAAAAGAGATGGGAGAAAATATCAGCAGGATATACGTGGAGGACGCGGCAGAACGGATCATCGGAGGGATCACAGATGGTATTTCATAA
- the murC gene encoding UDP-N-acetylmuramate--L-alanine ligase has protein sequence MVFHKIEKVHFVGIGGIGMSGIAEVLLNLGFQVTGSDLRKTDITERLEKLGARIFYGHQEENIVDSDVVVISSAVRADNPEVKKARGLFIPVIQRAEMLAELMRMKYSVAVAGAHGKTTTTSLVSSILGYAGMDPTCVIGGKLNSLGSNAKLGDSKFLVAEADESDGTFLLLFPTIAVVTNIDLEHLDFYKDIDEIKAAFLTFLNKVPFYGLDIICIDNANLQGLIPMLKRRYMTYGLSKQADLRAENIVYEGFTTRFKVVYKGYELGEITLALTGVHNVVNALAACGVGIELDIPFATIKEALKSFSGIHRRLEIKWDGDITLIDDYGHHPTEVRATLSAIRKMWKGRILVVFQPHRYTRTKALMEEFVTSFNEADVLIITEIYAASEEKIEGVTGTVLAEKIRASGHKNVIFAATKEKAAEKVLELAKKGDVVITLGAGDIYKIDESLKSVWSGKA, from the coding sequence ATGGTATTTCATAAGATAGAAAAGGTGCATTTTGTCGGGATAGGCGGCATAGGCATGAGCGGCATCGCGGAGGTCCTCCTCAATCTCGGTTTTCAGGTAACCGGCTCAGACCTGAGAAAAACAGACATCACCGAAAGGCTTGAGAAGCTCGGGGCGCGGATATTCTATGGTCACCAGGAAGAGAACATCGTCGATTCCGATGTCGTTGTGATCTCTTCCGCCGTCAGGGCCGACAACCCGGAGGTAAAAAAGGCCAGAGGTCTTTTTATCCCCGTCATACAGAGGGCAGAGATGCTGGCGGAGCTGATGAGGATGAAATACAGCGTTGCCGTGGCAGGCGCGCACGGGAAGACAACGACAACATCACTTGTTTCTTCAATACTCGGGTATGCCGGCATGGACCCTACCTGCGTCATCGGTGGAAAGCTGAACAGCCTCGGGAGCAATGCGAAGCTGGGGGACAGCAAATTTCTTGTCGCAGAGGCCGATGAGAGCGACGGGACCTTTCTTCTCCTCTTTCCGACGATTGCCGTGGTAACGAATATAGACCTCGAGCACTTAGACTTTTACAAAGACATCGACGAGATCAAGGCGGCATTCCTTACATTCCTTAATAAGGTCCCCTTCTACGGGCTCGACATCATCTGCATCGACAATGCAAACCTTCAGGGCCTGATCCCGATGCTGAAGAGAAGGTATATGACGTACGGTCTTTCCAAGCAGGCAGACCTGCGGGCAGAGAACATAGTCTATGAAGGTTTTACGACACGCTTCAAGGTAGTCTACAAGGGTTATGAACTGGGAGAGATCACATTGGCGCTGACCGGTGTCCACAATGTGGTCAATGCGCTTGCCGCCTGCGGCGTGGGGATCGAGCTGGATATCCCCTTTGCGACCATCAAAGAGGCCCTGAAAAGTTTTTCAGGGATCCACAGGAGGCTGGAGATAAAGTGGGATGGCGACATCACGCTGATTGACGACTACGGGCATCATCCTACAGAGGTACGGGCAACCCTGTCGGCAATACGGAAGATGTGGAAGGGCAGGATCCTGGTGGTCTTTCAGCCCCACCGGTACACGAGGACAAAGGCGCTGATGGAGGAATTCGTCACCTCTTTTAATGAGGCTGACGTCCTCATTATCACCGAGATATACGCGGCCTCCGAAGAAAAGATAGAAGGCGTCACCGGCACGGTGCTCGCCGAAAAGATCCGGGCAAGCGGGCATAAAAACGTGATCTTTGCGGCGACAAAAGAAAAGGCAGCGGAAAAGGTGCTTGAGCTTGCCAAAAAAGGTGATGTTGTCATCACCCTGGGGGCAGGCGACATATATAAGATCGATGAGAGTCTGAAATCAGTATGGAGTGGAAAGGCATAA
- the murB gene encoding UDP-N-acetylmuramate dehydrogenase gives MENVPMKRYTSMRVGGPVRYLLYPLDEGDLRNVLKYLTHRNIPYRFLGNGTNVIVNDSGLDEALIRITRMKSKGYKKTKNGATADVSGGVSLKQFIKDNARHGLSGLENLYWIPGTVGGALRMNAGSFGTSVSDPLLTMRVLNAHGQIVTMTRQEASFGYRASPVKPGECVVNASFSLKSRNKKEIVKDMEYVYGERKKRHPMEFPSAGSVFKGVKGEPAWKFIEKAGFKGLKVGGACVSEKHANFIVNLGSATANDIRKLIDTIKRGVFEKTGVSLEEEVELWGFNG, from the coding sequence TTGGAAAATGTCCCGATGAAACGGTATACGTCCATGAGAGTGGGCGGACCCGTCAGGTACCTCCTGTACCCGCTTGATGAAGGAGACCTGAGGAATGTCCTGAAATACCTGACCCACAGGAATATCCCCTATAGATTCCTGGGGAACGGGACAAATGTGATCGTTAACGACAGCGGTCTTGATGAGGCGCTGATACGGATTACGAGGATGAAATCGAAAGGGTATAAAAAGACAAAAAACGGCGCCACTGCCGATGTATCAGGCGGGGTATCGTTAAAACAGTTCATCAAAGACAACGCGCGACATGGTCTGTCCGGTCTCGAAAACCTGTACTGGATCCCCGGCACAGTAGGCGGCGCACTCAGGATGAACGCCGGCAGTTTCGGCACCTCGGTCTCAGACCCCCTGCTGACGATGCGGGTCCTCAATGCGCACGGTCAGATCGTAACGATGACAAGGCAGGAGGCCTCTTTCGGCTACAGGGCCTCTCCCGTTAAGCCAGGGGAATGTGTCGTAAACGCCAGCTTCAGTCTGAAAAGCCGGAACAAAAAAGAGATAGTGAAAGACATGGAGTACGTCTACGGCGAGAGGAAAAAGAGGCACCCCATGGAATTCCCTTCCGCGGGCTCTGTCTTCAAGGGCGTGAAAGGGGAGCCGGCATGGAAGTTCATCGAGAAGGCCGGCTTTAAGGGCCTGAAGGTTGGCGGGGCCTGCGTCTCGGAAAAACACGCGAATTTCATCGTCAACCTCGGGTCGGCAACGGCGAATGACATCAGGAAGCTGATCGATACAATAAAGAGAGGGGTCTTCGAAAAGACAGGCGTGTCCCTCGAAGAAGAGGTAGAACTCTGGGGTTTTAATGGATAA
- a CDS encoding D-alanine--D-alanine ligase — translation MDKKGLKRKRIAVLYGGKSSEREISIKSGAAILNSLIKLGYNATGIDAAENLVEKLKKEKIEIAFIALHGRWGEDGTVQGLLEIMGIPYTGSGVLGSSMALDKAIMKLLFDSTGIPTPAYLISTSSHTTAFPLPFVVKPANEGSTIGISIVREKKETARAIRVARGYDRKIVIEEYIGGSEITVGIVNGKALPVIEVRPSSGFYDFHAKYTKGMTEYIIPAKIKRVTANRARATALKVYEMFELSGCARIDMLVQGDNPLVIDINTSPGMTETSLVPKAWGHLGGTFDGLVEEILKGAKLKI, via the coding sequence ATGGATAAGAAAGGGCTTAAAAGAAAGAGGATCGCAGTGCTGTATGGCGGGAAGTCGTCTGAAAGAGAGATCTCCATTAAAAGCGGCGCCGCTATCCTGAATAGTCTCATCAAGCTTGGTTACAACGCCACAGGCATTGATGCGGCAGAGAACCTTGTTGAGAAACTGAAAAAGGAGAAGATAGAAATTGCCTTTATCGCCCTCCACGGAAGGTGGGGTGAAGATGGGACAGTGCAAGGGCTCCTCGAGATTATGGGTATTCCCTACACCGGTTCAGGCGTTCTTGGTTCATCCATGGCCCTGGACAAAGCCATCATGAAGCTTCTCTTCGATAGTACGGGGATTCCCACTCCGGCCTATCTGATCTCCACCTCCTCTCATACCACGGCATTTCCTCTCCCCTTTGTCGTGAAGCCTGCCAACGAAGGTTCCACGATCGGCATATCCATCGTCAGGGAAAAGAAGGAGACAGCCCGCGCGATCAGGGTTGCGCGGGGATACGACAGGAAGATTGTCATTGAAGAATACATCGGGGGGAGCGAGATCACCGTGGGCATTGTAAACGGCAAGGCGCTCCCTGTCATCGAGGTGAGACCATCGTCAGGTTTTTACGATTTTCATGCAAAATACACGAAGGGCATGACAGAATATATCATCCCCGCAAAAATAAAGAGAGTAACGGCAAACAGGGCACGGGCCACAGCGCTGAAGGTGTACGAAATGTTCGAACTGTCCGGGTGCGCAAGGATCGATATGCTCGTCCAGGGGGATAACCCGCTGGTCATAGACATCAATACATCGCCGGGCATGACAGAGACATCGCTTGTGCCCAAGGCATGGGGGCACCTTGGCGGGACCTTCGACGGGCTCGTTGAAGAGATCCTGAAGGGGGCGAAGCTGAAGATATGA